From a single Paraburkholderia edwinii genomic region:
- a CDS encoding TonB-dependent receptor translates to MRLTASLALMAFALNANAQDKPASSSTVPANSPGQPAGQPPAQTAGQSSGQPLDLGTVGATGAADTQSNDPNAPNAHANTAPLIAPTQASLTEIQPQTVLNKNLIRNIAQPNSDYLAIAQYAPSVVNATPNGAGYSSKSGTIRGFQDGQYNVTWDGIPFGDPSAFGHATVSFFPAAVLDHVVIDRGPGTASTVGNATFGGTISLFSETPSQTPGGRLFSAIGTGASWEEGGVLDTGVISQTGGTTAQLNFDHTRTNGLIENANFRRNNWSFKVEQPIGDNTVVTLFSSVSDVIWNTFSQITTETANRFSKDFGNLNADPNSQAFAGYNTDHRRADFEYIGVQSDLGVVRIDNKVYTYALSDEGLGGLDPTLRTPNSVNLASGVPGTQSLSQYRSWGDIFKIEGDVGRGWLSTTIRAGTWLEHARINQFEQDVDLRTNTPVQFLTNPGKGSLVNNNLAVTNTAQTFLEFEWKPLPGLTITPGYKHINFNRSFDGLQNFIALNNSASYSADLGSVTANYRIAPPVSVYASWAMGFQAPPVSVLQSLAPQQAPLDPQKTLNYQAGVVYKSDRLAADFDGYYIDFANEINSRLETVDGVTNQPVFFNQGGVIYKGLEAEATYQIGHGFAVTVNGSLNSAKSKTTGLTIANAPSSTALFGVLYDRGPFFGSFLTKYVGTRFTGSGEDPKNPNVNLPAYYYSDLVLGFRYQKRLKLQLLVDNLFNRRTATEGNGAAVDPTFYFLPRRNFTLQATVYF, encoded by the coding sequence ATGCGCCTCACAGCCTCGCTCGCGCTCATGGCATTCGCGCTCAACGCGAATGCGCAGGACAAACCCGCTTCGTCGTCGACTGTTCCTGCAAACTCGCCGGGTCAACCCGCCGGTCAGCCCCCCGCTCAAACCGCGGGACAATCCTCGGGCCAACCCCTCGATCTCGGGACGGTCGGCGCCACCGGCGCAGCTGATACGCAGAGCAACGACCCGAATGCGCCCAACGCGCATGCAAACACCGCTCCCTTGATCGCGCCGACGCAGGCATCGCTGACCGAAATTCAGCCGCAAACGGTGCTAAACAAGAATCTGATCCGGAACATCGCGCAACCGAACTCCGACTATCTGGCGATCGCGCAATATGCGCCTTCGGTCGTCAATGCCACGCCGAACGGTGCCGGCTATTCGAGCAAGAGCGGCACGATCCGCGGCTTCCAGGACGGCCAGTACAACGTGACGTGGGATGGCATTCCATTCGGTGACCCGAGCGCGTTCGGGCACGCGACGGTGTCGTTCTTTCCGGCCGCCGTGCTCGATCATGTCGTGATCGATCGCGGGCCGGGCACGGCAAGCACGGTGGGCAACGCGACCTTCGGCGGCACCATCTCGCTGTTTTCGGAAACGCCTTCGCAGACACCTGGCGGCCGGCTCTTTAGCGCAATCGGCACCGGCGCGTCGTGGGAGGAAGGCGGCGTGCTCGACACCGGCGTGATTTCGCAGACAGGCGGCACGACCGCGCAGCTCAACTTCGACCATACGCGCACCAACGGCCTGATCGAAAACGCGAATTTCCGCCGTAATAACTGGTCGTTCAAGGTCGAACAGCCGATCGGCGACAACACGGTGGTGACGCTCTTCTCGAGCGTCAGCGACGTGATCTGGAACACGTTTTCGCAGATCACGACCGAAACGGCGAACCGCTTCAGCAAAGACTTCGGTAACCTGAATGCCGATCCGAACTCGCAGGCGTTCGCGGGCTACAACACCGATCACCGCCGCGCTGATTTTGAATATATCGGCGTGCAAAGCGACCTCGGCGTCGTGCGGATCGACAACAAGGTGTACACGTACGCGCTGTCCGACGAAGGCCTCGGCGGTCTGGACCCGACGCTGCGCACGCCCAATTCGGTGAATCTCGCGAGCGGCGTGCCCGGCACGCAATCGTTGAGCCAGTACCGTTCTTGGGGCGATATCTTCAAGATCGAAGGCGACGTCGGCCGCGGCTGGCTCTCGACGACGATTCGCGCGGGCACATGGCTCGAACACGCGCGGATCAACCAGTTCGAGCAGGACGTCGACCTGAGAACCAACACACCGGTGCAATTTCTGACGAACCCGGGCAAGGGCTCGCTCGTCAACAACAACCTCGCAGTGACCAACACCGCGCAGACCTTCCTCGAATTCGAGTGGAAGCCGCTGCCCGGGCTCACCATCACGCCGGGCTACAAGCACATCAATTTCAATCGCAGCTTCGATGGCCTGCAAAACTTTATCGCCTTGAATAACAGCGCATCGTATAGCGCAGACCTCGGCTCGGTGACCGCGAACTATCGCATCGCACCGCCGGTGTCGGTGTACGCATCGTGGGCGATGGGTTTTCAGGCGCCGCCCGTTAGCGTGTTGCAAAGCCTCGCGCCGCAACAGGCGCCGCTCGATCCGCAAAAAACGCTGAACTACCAGGCTGGTGTGGTCTACAAGAGCGACCGGCTGGCAGCGGACTTCGACGGCTACTACATCGACTTCGCCAATGAGATCAACAGCCGGCTCGAAACCGTCGACGGCGTGACGAACCAGCCGGTGTTCTTCAACCAGGGCGGCGTGATCTACAAGGGTCTGGAGGCCGAGGCCACGTATCAGATCGGCCACGGTTTCGCGGTAACGGTCAACGGCAGTTTGAACAGCGCGAAGTCGAAGACGACGGGTCTGACGATCGCCAATGCGCCTAGCTCGACCGCATTGTTCGGCGTGCTTTACGACCGCGGGCCGTTCTTCGGTTCGTTTCTGACCAAGTACGTCGGCACGCGCTTCACGGGTTCCGGCGAAGACCCGAAGAACCCGAACGTGAATCTTCCCGCGTACTACTACTCGGATCTGGTGCTCGGCTTCCGGTATCAGAAGCGGCTGAAGCTGCAATTGCTCGTCGATAACCTGTTCAATCGGCGCACCGCGACCGAAGGCAATGGCGCGGCGGTCGATCCGACCTTCTATTTCCTGCCGCGGCGCAACTTCACGCTGCAGGCAACGGTGTATTTCTGA
- a CDS encoding energy transducer TonB has translation MSTLQQPEPARARTVLGEAFVVSLVIEALILAALTGLFKREEIRPKAKPPEPIKVMLAPAAPAPTPPAPPPAAAKTAPPTPPVPVKPPPRAVKQPVAPKRNANPIAPKPELPKAPAPADTPAQPEQAHDQAPETPAPPVDASPQQPQPQPQAQASHSDAKPSALFQARLRDAVQAAVRYPNAARIMRLTGHVRLGFAYQDGTISNPHVVQSSGQRMLDDAALTALNSAAFPDPPPELKGHLLNLEIVVTFAPSS, from the coding sequence ATGAGCACGTTGCAACAGCCGGAGCCGGCGAGAGCTCGCACGGTACTCGGCGAAGCTTTCGTCGTTTCGCTCGTCATTGAGGCGCTGATTCTCGCAGCGCTCACTGGGCTCTTCAAGCGCGAGGAGATCAGGCCAAAAGCGAAGCCGCCCGAGCCGATCAAGGTCATGCTGGCGCCAGCGGCACCCGCGCCAACGCCTCCCGCGCCGCCGCCGGCTGCCGCGAAGACAGCGCCGCCCACGCCGCCGGTGCCGGTGAAGCCGCCGCCGCGCGCGGTGAAGCAACCCGTGGCGCCTAAGCGGAACGCGAATCCCATTGCGCCAAAGCCGGAGTTGCCGAAGGCGCCCGCGCCTGCTGATACCCCAGCGCAGCCCGAGCAGGCGCATGACCAGGCACCGGAAACGCCCGCGCCTCCCGTCGATGCGTCGCCGCAACAGCCTCAACCGCAGCCTCAAGCGCAGGCAAGCCATTCGGATGCCAAACCATCCGCACTGTTCCAGGCACGCTTGCGCGATGCCGTGCAGGCCGCCGTCCGCTATCCGAATGCCGCGCGAATCATGCGGCTTACCGGGCATGTCCGGCTCGGTTTCGCGTATCAGGACGGCACGATTTCGAACCCGCATGTCGTGCAATCGTCCGGGCAGCGCATGCTCGACGACGCCGCATTGACGGCACTCAATAGCGCCGCGTTTCCGGACCCTCCGCCCGAACTCAAGGGTCATCTGCTGAACCTCGAGATTGTCGTGACCTTCGCACCGTCTTCCTGA
- a CDS encoding ExbD/TolR family protein yields MRYLEPRKARIEIVPMIDIMFFLLVFFVIAMLKMIPSSGIASQLPHSSTATEVPHPKVLVALLKNGSVLVDGKPVALPELSHQLAANDPAKTAVTIASDQGTSVQSLMAVMDACRTAGVTQISLAAKVQQ; encoded by the coding sequence ATGCGCTACCTCGAGCCACGCAAGGCACGCATCGAGATCGTGCCGATGATCGACATCATGTTCTTCCTGCTCGTCTTCTTCGTGATCGCAATGCTGAAGATGATTCCGAGCAGCGGCATCGCTTCGCAATTGCCGCATAGCTCGACCGCCACGGAAGTGCCGCACCCGAAGGTGCTCGTGGCTCTGCTGAAGAACGGCAGCGTGCTGGTCGACGGCAAGCCGGTTGCGTTGCCTGAACTTTCCCATCAACTCGCCGCCAACGACCCCGCCAAAACGGCCGTGACGATTGCAAGCGATCAGGGCACGTCGGTGCAAAGCCTGATGGCTGTCATGGACGCATGCCGCACTGCAGGCGTCACGCAGATTTCTCTGGCCGCCAAAGTGCAGCAATAA
- a CDS encoding MotA/TolQ/ExbB proton channel family protein, producing MTLTISLERTWFLARLREKGHLVIKRVESLNHLDLNELGNLLRSVQRQPLASVLRVPLNFPDLRDHVRLGDRLEEAILLEVPRMDRSLWLLDTAVTLAPLLGLLGTIIGMFNSFQVLGQPGTAPTQITGGIAEALVATASGLLVAIVGLIFLNALQTRVRMLVHDMETLKTMLINRLDGSSARSHA from the coding sequence ATGACCCTCACAATTAGTCTCGAACGCACGTGGTTTCTTGCGCGGCTTAGAGAAAAAGGTCATCTCGTCATCAAGCGAGTCGAATCGCTCAATCATCTCGACCTGAATGAGCTAGGTAACCTGCTGCGCAGCGTGCAGCGCCAGCCGCTTGCGAGCGTGCTACGCGTGCCACTCAACTTTCCGGATCTGCGCGATCACGTGCGGCTTGGCGACAGGCTCGAAGAAGCGATTCTTCTCGAAGTTCCAAGAATGGACCGTTCGCTGTGGCTGCTCGACACCGCTGTCACGCTGGCGCCGCTGCTCGGCCTGTTGGGCACGATCATCGGCATGTTCAACTCGTTTCAGGTGTTAGGCCAGCCCGGCACGGCACCCACCCAGATCACCGGCGGTATCGCGGAAGCGCTGGTCGCGACCGCATCCGGACTGCTGGTCGCGATTGTCGGTCTGATCTTCCTCAATGCGTTGCAGACGCGCGTTCGCATGCTCGTGCACGACATGGAAACGCTAAAGACGATGCTGATCAACCGTCTCGACGGATCGAGCGCAAGGAGTCATGCGTGA